GGCGGTGAGGTCGAGTTTCTGACCCCAGGGCACATAGGTCTCGACGTCCGTGACGAGCGACAGGCCGGTCTCGCCGGGGAAGACCGACTGATGCCAGCTGTCCGAGAGTCGCTTGCCCTCCTCGGTCTGGAACATCCGCTCGCCGACGCCCGTCACGCTATATTCGAGGCGGCGATTGCCCTTGCCCCACTTGATGATCGGCACGTCGAGCTGTCCCGATTGGAGCGTATAGGTGCCGATACAAAGGCCCGTAGCGATGTCGAGCGCGCCCATGGACACTGTGACCTGCGAGCCCTGCACGGTCGGCTGCACGAAGTCGGCCAGCGCCGCCGTGGTCGACGGCAGGAGCGAGATGGTCACCGCCTTCGATTTGTCGCCGACCGCGTCGCCCAGGCCCTTTATGCTGTCGAGCACGCCATAGGTCTCGTCGCGGCCAACGAAGAGCCGATTGCCGACCATCACCTGGCCGGATCCGTCGAGCAGGAAGAGATCGTAATTCGGCAGGTTGATCTCGACCATGCCGAACAGCAGCGGTCGCTCGCCGCGGAGCGCCGCGGCGAGGGCTGGGGATAGCTCGGCCATCGGCTATTCGTCTTCGGTGATCGTGATCGTGCCGAAATCGAACCACGGCGAGGTGTCGCGATCCCAAGCCACCTCGTTTCCGGCGAGCGAGCCCTGGATCATCGGCCGGCCGAACTCGCAGACGTCACCGTCGGCGGGCATGACGCGCAGCATGGGAAAGATCTGAACGGTCGCGCCGCCGGACGCATCGAGGAAGCCTTTCGCGGACGCGAAGTAGAGATACCGACGTCCGTTCGTGACGATGCTGAATGCCTGCCCCTCGCGGATCGGATAGGCGGGTGTGCCACCCTTGACCTTCAGCGACATGCCGCTCTGGCCGGCGCCGTCCACGACGATCGCGCCCGGCGAGCCAGGCTTGAAGCCATCCTGCCCAAATGGAAGGAGCGCACCGAAAAGCTTTGCCATGCGGAGCCGGGCCGACCAGATCCGGCCGAACGGCTCCGCCCTCATCCTTGGCAGAACGAAGTCGAGCGAGTGGCGCGTGCCGAGCCGCATCAGTGTCTGCACCGGGCCGCCGAGGGCAGGGGTAAGCGGGCCGCCCCAATCCAGCATGTGGGGCTTGTCCGTCTTCAGCGCCGGCTTTTCCGGCAGCAGGATGGGCCCGGTCACTGCGGGATCGCCGAATAGGCATCGTCGTGGCGATCTTCGGCCGCCTGGTTCGCTCCAGCGATGATCGCCGCTTGGGCGTGGCGCGCCGAGATATCGCTGACCACGGGGCGGAAGAGCGCGCCCTCCTCAACCTGGACGAGGATGTGAGCCGGGCCGACCGCGCTGCGCGGCGACGACAGCGAGCGCATATCCGAGGGGGACAGGTCCGCTTGCTGGACGCCAGAGGGCAGGCCACCCGCGGCAAAGCCCCGAAAGGTGCCCTTGTTCATCTGATCGATGATCGGCCACCACTGCTTGACCGCTCGCTCGTTGGCGATGCCTTCGCCGTTCGCGACCCGAATTAGTTTACGGCCACCGACCAGCGCGAGGATGCTGTCCGACGTTCCGGTCCCGGCGCCCGAGATACGGTTGCCGATGCGCGACGGGCTGGCACCCCTGGCGAAGCCCGGAAGTCCCCCCATCGCGAAGCCGGCCAATCCGCCCGACGAGAGCCCCGGCACAAGGCCGCCATCCTTCAGGCCGAAGAAGCCGAGGATTGCCTTCTCGATCGCGATGCGCGCGAGATCCGCGATGATGGACGTCGCCATTTTCTTGAAGGCGCCGGACACGGATTCCGTGCCGGAAATCAGGCCTTGCAACCCATCCTCCAACCCCTTGAGCCCATCGACGGCGACACCCTGCAAGGCGTCCCCCATGTCGCCGACATTCGCCTTCAGCTGGTCTTTGTAGGAATCGAGTGGGCTCTGATATTGTTTGGAGAGGTTGGCGCGCTGCTGCGCCTCGATCTCCGGCAGGCTCTGAGACTCCTGCACAGCGGCCGTGGCGCTCTGCGGGTCGCGGCCGAAATTGTTGATCCGCTGCGCGATGCTATCCCGGTTTTCCTCCTGCTGCTTGGCGAGGGCATCCTGAGCGAGTTTATACTGCGCCGGCCGGCCGACGGCGCCTTGCTGACGAAGCTGAATGAGCGCGAGATCGGACTGGATCTGGGTCCGCGCGGCCGTCAGCTGCTGATCAAGGAGATCGTTCATCTCCTCTCGCTTGGCGCGCTGTTCCATCAGCTGCTCGGTCATCCCGTTGATGACCTTCAGCTGGAGCGCCTCGGCGCTGGACAGGCTTCCGGCAGTGACCTGATCGTCGAGCGCCTTGTCGCGCGCATCGAGGTCCGTGCGCAGATGGGTAATCGAGACCGCATAGCGCTCCTGAGCCGTGGTGCTCAGGCCCAACATCGCCTGCGAATAGTCGCTCTGCGCCTGCCGCAGCTGCCCCTGGAAGGCGCGATCGTCGTTCGCATCCTTGCGCGTGGCGGCCTGCTGCCGCTTGGCGAGCGTCTCGGACGAGGGGCCTTTCGGGCCTTTGGCACCCCACGCGACGTGATAGTGGTCGCCTTCGTCGAGCCGCTCCGTGAGATGCACGCCCTGAGCGGCGAACGCCTCGACGATCTTCGCAAGCGTCATGCCCGCCGACTTGGCGACGTCGAGCGCCTGGCCGCGCTCATGTTCGCTCGTGCCGGGCTTCGCCGCCAGCGGACCTTTCCCGGCCTTGTAGCGATCGTACAGCACCTGCTGTTCAGCGGTGCTGCGATAGCTGCTGGTGACGCGGCCGCCGATGCCCTGAACGATGCCCTCGGCCTGCGCGACCGTCACCTGGCGGCCGGACTGGCGGTTGTCGTTCACCGCGGTGCGCTCGGCGGCCTTCTTTGCCTCGGCGACCTTGATCTCGGCCGCTTCTTGGATCGCGTATTTCGTCAGGAGCCCGGCGAGGCTGGAGGCCAGCTTGTCATTAGCCCGCGCGGCCTCCGTCGCCGCGTCTGACATGTGGAGATACTTCTGCCGGATCGCCTCGATTGGGTCGGTAGCGGCTTTCGCTGCCTCCTTCGCCTGATCGATCTGAGAACTTCGCACGATGCCCTCGGCATCCCGAATGCTCGATGTTTCTGCCGCGGCTTTCCGTTCCAGGGCGGCGGCAGCCATGCCCCTACTGGCCTGCGCGGCTTCGTCGCCGGTGTCAGGGCGAGATCGAAGATTTTGAGCTTCCGCAAGATACTGATCCCGGCGCGCGCGAGCCGCTTGGATGTCACGCTGTGCCGCGGCGATATGGCTTGCAGCGGCATTGCTGTCGTTGTCGTCTGCGCGCCTCTTCTCGGCATTGTACTCCTGCAACGCCTTCGTCGCGGCCTCGGTGCCGAATTTCTCCGCACTTAGCGCGTCGGCAAGGGTGAGGACTTTCCCCTTCAGGCTATCGGAGGCGTCGCCGGCACCAAGCAGATGCTCAGTCAGGGGGATGAGGGCGGCCACCGCGACGCTTATCGCCAACCCCCATGGACCACCCATGAAGCCCGCGAATTTGCCCAATGCGCCTTCGCTAGCGTTGCTCTGCGCCGCGAACATCGTCATCGCTTCGGTGATGCGGCCCATCTCCATCCCGAGCGCTCGAACCGGGGACTGCCCAGCAGCGACCGAGTCGGAGAAGGAGCGGATCACATGCTCGGCAATCATCCCCGAGGCGCCCATGCGGGTGTGGGCGGCGGCGTTTTCGCCCTCAGCTTCGGTCGACGTCCCCAACGCGGATTGGAGGCGGCGGAGAACGGCAATCCGCTGCTCGATTCCGACGATGTCCTCTTTCGCCGCAAGCGCTTGCGTTTCCAGCACGACAGCGAGTTCGCGCTCTCCAGCGGAAACGGATGTCGATGTCGAGACCATCCGGGTCTGCGCGTCGGCAAGCTCGCGATAGGCAAGGGCCGTCGCGCGCGCGGCAGTAAGCTGCTGCTCAGCCGCGGCAACATTGCCGGTCACGATTGACCCGGCGGTCATCGGCTTGGACAGCGTATCCTCGGCCGCGGCGCGGATATTCGCGAACGTCTTTCGATACGTAGACTCCAGCTGCCGGGCGGACTGGGTGAGGTCACCGCCGCCAAGCTTGCGGAAATTGTCGGCCACAACCTGCTGCAAGTCACCAGACGCAGCGCCAAGCTCAGCAAGGCTGGTTTTCGCGACCTTGGCGGCGCGTTGCAGACCATCGGCGCTGCCGCTGATCTGCAAGAACAGGTTTTGGGTGGTCGCACCGCGTGCCATGTGCGTCTCCCTGAAAAGAGGAAATCAGGCGGTCGGGCAGTCGGCTTTACCGCTGCTGAAGCGCTTTGTTCGCTTCTCGCCTGGCATCCACCATCGCCCAAAAGTCGTGCGGCGTCGCGTTCCAGAACTGATCGGGCAACCAGCCGAAAGCATCCATCGCGACGCCGCTGAGGCGACGCCAGCGTTCATCCGGATCTACCGGGCTGGCGCCGACGTCGCCTTCACTTCCCCCGATGCGGTGCGCCCGCCGGTCGCAGCATCTGTGAGGCAGACCACGAGGACGGCCGCCGCGTGCGGGATGCCGGCCTCGATGATCAACTCCTCGATCCGCTCCGCGCCAACATGCTGAGTTGCCTCGTCCTTGGCTCCGGCCCGGATCAGCTCCGAGGCGATGATGCCGAGAAGCTCGATCGTCAGCTCGCCCGCGCTGCCCAGCTGGACAAGCGCGAGGATGGCGTGGCCGGTCTGTTGCTCAATCAGCTTGAGCGCGGAATGGGCCGGTCGGAGGAGGTAGGTCACGCCGTCGAGCACGATCTCATGCTCGCCGCGTGCCTTGTTGGCCTTCGACGCGCCAGGGGCTTTCGCCACCGGTTTACTGCGGGGCGACTTCGCCATGCGGCACACCTTCCTTGAGAATGTCGATCACCTGCTCGCGCACGGCCGACAGGTCGTCTTCGCCGATCATCGCGACCAGATCGGAGGTCGGCCGGGGCTCGACGAGCAGCGCCGCCAGCACCGTCGCAACCTGCAACGGTGTCGGCGAGCGTGCCGGGTTGGTGAGAGCCGCCAGATGCTCGGCCGCATTGCAGCCGGTCGTGGCGACGAGCCGCTGATCGAGATCAGCGGGACGGACAGCGTCGAGCGCCTGGGTGCCGATCGTGACCATGATCAGGCCAGCGTATCGACGGTCGGCGCATCGGCGAGCGAGAGGCTGACCTTCACGTCGACGGTGCCGTCCTTGTTGAAGGTGCGGCTCGTGATGGCGCCGTAGACCGACGCGGAGAAGATGGCATCGGCGACGACGCCGGCGAGACCGTTCTTCCGGATCTGGAAATTGAACGGGATGCCCGCATTGCACTGCGTCTCGAGGCGCGTGTAGCCGTTGACGTCCGGCAGCTTGACCTTGACGTCGAGCTCGCCCTTCCACGCGACGTTGCCGAAGGCGCCGGTGTTGAAGCCCGCCGTCGTCTTGTCGGAGGTGTCGATCTCCTGCGGGTTGCGCGTTTCGCTGAACGTGCCCTGGCCCTTGATCGGATTGTAGGTGCCGGCCGTGGCGCTTTCGAGCCATGCCAGATACTGGTTGCCGAGAAGAACGGCCATCGTAGGTCTCCTTGATTGCCCGGTTCAGGCCGGTTCTGCACACACTTCCCACGTCGACAGGCCGGCGTAGGAAACGCCGTCGGTGCCCGTCGCTGTATCGTCAGCGAGCCAGTCGATCGGCCCGCAAAAGGTCACGCCGTCGAGGTCGTCCGGCACCTTGCCGAACAGCGCCCAATAGGCAGCGTTCATCATCGCCAGCAGGCCGCGCCGTTCCTCGCCGCGGTAGACGAAATGGACATCGACGGTGATGCGCTTGCTGGTGTCGAGCTTGCCGCCGAGCGGCTGAACATTCATGTCGCCGACGACGACGAAAGGTGGCTGGGTGTCCTGCGGCACGGCCTGATAGACCTTGCCGGTGAGCGACGGCGCGCCGTTCAGCAGCAGGAATACGCGATCTTGAGCCGCCTGGAGGACGTCCGGCGGGATCAACTCGTCAGCCATCAGTTGCTCCCACCCGCTCGCTGAAGCACCCGGTTCCAGAAGTCCGCGAGGTTCTCGCCTGCGTCCAGCGCGGCGGATTCAGCAGCGGGCGTTCGAACAAACGGCCGCGCGGGTGCCGGGGCCACTCGCATCGGATAAGTCTTGAACAAATCCTCGGCGCGCTTGCGGCCGTGCAGGGTGCGGGGCTTGCCGCCGACGCGGCGCCGCCGCTGGACCGACACGACCTGGCCGCGCCGGCCAAACTCCACGAACCGGCCATAATAGAGGCCGCCGTAGCTCGTCTTACCGCTCGCCGAGCTGGTGTTCGAACGGTTGAGGAGGCCGATGCGGATGGTGTGACCCCCGGCGAGGACCTGCACCGACAGGCCGCGCCAAAGGTCGCCGGTCCGGATGGGCACATCCTGCTTCTGCGCGGCGAGGACTGCGGCGCCCATCTTCGGCAGCGTCGTGCGCAATTGCTCGTCAGCTGCTTTCGGCAGCGTGTCGAAGAGGGCGGCCATCGCAGCGGCGCCCTTCAGCGTCTCAACCATCGGGGAGCGCCTCGACCGATTCCGTATCGGCTTGAACGATCTGGCTCTCGCGCATGCCATCAGGATCGACGACCGATCTGACGTTGAGTGCAGTTCCGCGGTAGCGAAGCTGATCGGTGTCGCGGATGCCGGATCCGAAGCGGACGGTAATCCGGAAGAATTGAACGCCCTGGACTGCCTGCGACAGCAGAACCTCGCGCCCGTTCTGGCTGGTTACCTCCGCCCACCGCGTCGAAACCTTGACCCAGTCAACCTTCCGGCCGCCGAGCCCGTCATCCACCTTCTGCTTGCGCCAAACCTCGATGCGGTGCCGAAGCCGGCCGGCCGACAAGCCCATCAGTCCGTCGCCCACTGGCGAAGGGGGGTGAGCAGCCATGTCACGGACAGCGGAAGCTCAATCGGCGTGCCGCGGATATCGACGGCGACGCTCTCGCGATTCCGATACCAATGCCCGATCAGCAGCAACATCGCCTGAGCGACCGTCGCGAGATCGTCAGCCGTAAGCGGCGACACGAGATAGGTGATCGTGACGGCGCCGGGCCGATTCTGCGTCTTCGGCCAGCTACGACCAACGGGCGCGAGGAGCGCCGGCGCATCGACCAGGTCGGCGAAATAGGTGGACGGATCGAGCGTCTGCTCGGCCCCCGCCTCGTCGAAATAGGTCACGCTCGTAACCGAGGCGACCATGCCACCCGCGAGGCAGATATCGCGCGAGCGCGGGCTGCATGCCTCAAGCGGGATGATGGGGAAGGGGCTATGCTCTTCGCCGGGAAAAATATCGAGGTTGAGCACGTCGGTTGCGCCGACGACTGAGCGGTTGATCTGGTATTCACACGCGCGCCGCGCGGCCATGATCATCCCGGTTAGGTACGCGTCCTCATCCGTCTCGCCCTCTTCGAGGCGCAGGTGCACCTTCAGCTGATCGAGCGAGACGGGTTCGGTCATCGGATCAGGCCTTCTCGGCCGCCGGCTGCGCTTCGTTCTTCTCGGAATAGGCGATGCCCTCGGGATCGTCGCACGCCCAGCCATCCTTGACGGCCGCATCGGCCTCCTTGGTCGGCAGGGTCAGGACGTGGTGGGGGCGGTGCTCTTCGTGCGCGACGAGGACGCGCACCTTCTTCGCGGCGGACTTGACCGCAGCATCCGGATTCGTGGCCATGGGTGGCTCCTTCATTGTTCGGAAGAAAGCGACCGGCGCGCCTCAACGCGCCGGCCCAGGGTGTCGTCGGCCGCGGGGGAGGCGCCGACGGGTTCGGTTAGGTCGCCGAGTTCTGGTAGTAGGCGACCGGTGCACCGGCGGTCATGAGGTTGCCGTCGGCGCGAGCCCAGGCGAGGAAGCCGATCTGGCCCTTCGACATGAAGGCGCTGTCGTCGAAGCGGAACAGGGTCACCTCGAGGATGTCGCGGATCATGTACTCGTGCATGTCGCCGAAGATCATCGACTTCGCGTTCGCCGCCATCACCGGCATGTGCTGGTTGATGGTGTACGGGTACGCGTTGAAGGTGTCCGGTTCCTTCTTCGAATAGTCGCCGGGAAGCCACAGCGGACGGTTCTGGTTGTCCTTGATCTTCTTGAGCGCCCGAAGGGTCGTGTCGTGGAACATGAAGCCCACGTTCGGCATGCCACGATACGCGGGATCGACCGAGTGGATGAGATCGATGATGTCGTCGGGCAAAACGGTCGTGGTCTGTCCGGCGGCGCCGACCTTGCCGGCCGCTGCGGCGGTGACGATGCCGCGCGGCTGCGCGGTGCCCGTGCCCACCGTGAAGTAGCGGTTCTGGGCGCGCGCGATGCGGGTTGCGGCCGCCTTCCGGATATACGCCTCGACGTCCATCCCCGGGCCCTGATCCATCAGGAGCTCGATCGGGACCGTGAAGATCTTGGACGAGAACTTGAACGCCCCGATCTGGATGGTGCCGAAGGTGATGTCCTGCGAGGTGGCCGGGGTGGATTCGGCGACGATCTCGCCCTCCTGGCCGGTCTCGTCGACCGTCGGGTACGGGAACGGGTTACCGCCGGCGGTCTGGATGACGTTGGCGACGTCGCGCATGCCGCCGAAGGACTTGAGAGCCTCGATCAGCTCCGCGCCGAAGCCGGTCGGGACGAGATAACCGCCGGCCGCGCCGTTGCCCTGCTGGCCGGACTGAGCGGCCTGCGGCCGGCCAGTCCGGAGGATCAGAGACTCGTCCTGCGAGATGCCGCGTTCGCCGTGGATGAGGAAGCTGCGGAACGCATTTCGATACTTGCTGGCGTGCTCGCGCTGGTCGGGCGTCAGGCTCGCATTGATGCGGTCCTGCGTCTCGCGGTTCGTGTCGTCGCGATCCCTCTCGCCGTCGATCTTCGCCTGCTTTTCCAGTCGGTCGATCTGGCTGTCGAGGAGGTCGATCTCCGCGTAGATCTCGTCGACCTTCGCCGAGATTTCCTTGGTGAACTTGGTGGTGGCGGGGTCGAGAAGGTTGCGGGCTTCCAGCGCCTTGGCGTTGCGCTGGTCCCGGAGCG
This genomic window from Sphingomonas abietis contains:
- a CDS encoding M15 family metallopeptidase — translated: MARGATTQNLFLQISGSADGLQRAAKVAKTSLAELGAASGDLQQVVADNFRKLGGGDLTQSARQLESTYRKTFANIRAAAEDTLSKPMTAGSIVTGNVAAAEQQLTAARATALAYRELADAQTRMVSTSTSVSAGERELAVVLETQALAAKEDIVGIEQRIAVLRRLQSALGTSTEAEGENAAAHTRMGASGMIAEHVIRSFSDSVAAGQSPVRALGMEMGRITEAMTMFAAQSNASEGALGKFAGFMGGPWGLAISVAVAALIPLTEHLLGAGDASDSLKGKVLTLADALSAEKFGTEAATKALQEYNAEKRRADDNDSNAAASHIAAAQRDIQAARARRDQYLAEAQNLRSRPDTGDEAAQASRGMAAAALERKAAAETSSIRDAEGIVRSSQIDQAKEAAKAATDPIEAIRQKYLHMSDAATEAARANDKLASSLAGLLTKYAIQEAAEIKVAEAKKAAERTAVNDNRQSGRQVTVAQAEGIVQGIGGRVTSSYRSTAEQQVLYDRYKAGKGPLAAKPGTSEHERGQALDVAKSAGMTLAKIVEAFAAQGVHLTERLDEGDHYHVAWGAKGPKGPSSETLAKRQQAATRKDANDDRAFQGQLRQAQSDYSQAMLGLSTTAQERYAVSITHLRTDLDARDKALDDQVTAGSLSSAEALQLKVINGMTEQLMEQRAKREEMNDLLDQQLTAARTQIQSDLALIQLRQQGAVGRPAQYKLAQDALAKQQEENRDSIAQRINNFGRDPQSATAAVQESQSLPEIEAQQRANLSKQYQSPLDSYKDQLKANVGDMGDALQGVAVDGLKGLEDGLQGLISGTESVSGAFKKMATSIIADLARIAIEKAILGFFGLKDGGLVPGLSSGGLAGFAMGGLPGFARGASPSRIGNRISGAGTGTSDSILALVGGRKLIRVANGEGIANERAVKQWWPIIDQMNKGTFRGFAAGGLPSGVQQADLSPSDMRSLSSPRSAVGPAHILVQVEEGALFRPVVSDISARHAQAAIIAGANQAAEDRHDDAYSAIPQ
- a CDS encoding phage tail assembly chaperone, with the protein product MDAFGWLPDQFWNATPHDFWAMVDARREANKALQQR
- a CDS encoding GTA-gp10 family protein; this encodes MAKSPRSKPVAKAPGASKANKARGEHEIVLDGVTYLLRPAHSALKLIEQQTGHAILALVQLGSAGELTIELLGIIASELIRAGAKDEATQHVGAERIEELIIEAGIPHAAAVLVVCLTDAATGGRTASGEVKATSAPAR
- the gp17 gene encoding tail completion protein gp17 codes for the protein MADELIPPDVLQAAQDRVFLLLNGAPSLTGKVYQAVPQDTQPPFVVVGDMNVQPLGGKLDTSKRITVDVHFVYRGEERRGLLAMMNAAYWALFGKVPDDLDGVTFCGPIDWLADDTATGTDGVSYAGLSTWEVCAEPA
- a CDS encoding HK97 gp10 family phage protein, which translates into the protein MVETLKGAAAMAALFDTLPKAADEQLRTTLPKMGAAVLAAQKQDVPIRTGDLWRGLSVQVLAGGHTIRIGLLNRSNTSSASGKTSYGGLYYGRFVEFGRRGQVVSVQRRRRVGGKPRTLHGRKRAEDLFKTYPMRVAPAPARPFVRTPAAESAALDAGENLADFWNRVLQRAGGSN
- a CDS encoding phage head closure protein; translation: MGLSAGRLRHRIEVWRKQKVDDGLGGRKVDWVKVSTRWAEVTSQNGREVLLSQAVQGVQFFRITVRFGSGIRDTDQLRYRGTALNVRSVVDPDGMRESQIVQADTESVEALPDG
- a CDS encoding head-tail connector protein — protein: MTEPVSLDQLKVHLRLEEGETDEDAYLTGMIMAARRACEYQINRSVVGATDVLNLDIFPGEEHSPFPIIPLEACSPRSRDICLAGGMVASVTSVTYFDEAGAEQTLDPSTYFADLVDAPALLAPVGRSWPKTQNRPGAVTITYLVSPLTADDLATVAQAMLLLIGHWYRNRESVAVDIRGTPIELPLSVTWLLTPLRQWATD
- a CDS encoding phage major capsid protein, with product MTIKALRDQRNAKALEARNLLDPATTKFTKEISAKVDEIYAEIDLLDSQIDRLEKQAKIDGERDRDDTNRETQDRINASLTPDQREHASKYRNAFRSFLIHGERGISQDESLILRTGRPQAAQSGQQGNGAAGGYLVPTGFGAELIEALKSFGGMRDVANVIQTAGGNPFPYPTVDETGQEGEIVAESTPATSQDITFGTIQIGAFKFSSKIFTVPIELLMDQGPGMDVEAYIRKAAATRIARAQNRYFTVGTGTAQPRGIVTAAAAGKVGAAGQTTTVLPDDIIDLIHSVDPAYRGMPNVGFMFHDTTLRALKKIKDNQNRPLWLPGDYSKKEPDTFNAYPYTINQHMPVMAANAKSMIFGDMHEYMIRDILEVTLFRFDDSAFMSKGQIGFLAWARADGNLMTAGAPVAYYQNSAT